A stretch of DNA from Francisella uliginis:
TTAACATCATTATTATTTTTATTTTGCTCACGTCCAACAATTTTTGTCGCTGGTTTTTGTGTTTTTTGTGGTACATTTGTTTTGGCTGCTGCAGAACCATTTTTTGTTGTCTCAGCTAAAGATGAATCATACCCCAAAACTCCACCAAAGATTGCTAAAATTGCTAATAACTTCTTTTTTTTAAAAAACATCATTTTACCTTAATGTATAACTACTTGAGTCTTTTCCCAAACTCTTTTGCTTGTATTTTTCTTCCATTCACCCACCAAAATGCCTTCTTTCGTAACATTTTCGATTTGTCCATAGTTCCTACCAATTAATTCACCCGCTTTTAGGTAGATAGGCTTTTTCTCTTGAGGATTTTCAACAACTCCCCATTTTTGATCATTTTGATATACCACACCTTCAAATCTAAAAGAGCTTATTGGATATTGCTGTAAATTTGTAGGCTTAGTTGTCATGATTTTTTGTAATTGAGGAGGAATAACTATTGGCTTTAATTTTACGACCTTCTTCTTTTTTGTTTGAGTCTTTTTCTTTTTTTCAAAAGGCAAACCATGATTTATATCAAATAAATTTCTTATTTTTGAAAGTCTTTCAAACGTTAATGTATCACCCTTGTACTCAGGGATCTCTAACTTTTCTGAGCTTTTTATAGTTCTCATTTTATTTTGAATTAGTTGATCAATCTGTTTAATCCTAGATTCATAACTAGCAAAACTTAAACTAAATGATCCTAAAAAAAGAGCTACTATAAATAATAAAAAACTAAATCTAACCATATAAGCTAAGCCCCCACACCTTGACGTGAATAGGTCTGCAAATTTAGCTCTATAAGCAACTTAGTATCAGACTCTTTTTTAATATTAATATTAGTAATGACAGCAATATCCTTCATATCAATTAAAGCGACAAAAAGCTTAATCATTTGAGAAAAATTACCACTCAATTTTGCTTTAAAATTTAATGCATATAAGTCTAAATATTTGTTTTTTTCAACACCTGCTGGAGATAAATCTATAACAGTCATTCCAGAGCCACTAATAGCTTCGTTAAGAGTTGATAAGAATATTGGTACAGAATGACGCTCTGGAATACTAAATCTTTCCTCAGCATTATGATGTTCTAGTATTTTAACCTCATTTTTAAGTGCTGCTAAATCTTTTTGCTTTCTTACAAGCTTAGGAATTCTTGCCTCCATAGACTTAATCTGAGATTGAGCTCTTTGTTCTTCTAATAAAACAGGACTTACAAGCATCAGATAGAAGCAAAATATGAATACAATTAACACAACTATCATTACAGGAAGTTTAATTTTCAAAGGAGTATCTATAATCAACTTTGAATATTTATTAGATAAAAAAAACTTTTCTATTCTTTCCTTCATCTAACACTATCTCCCTTAAATGCATTATCTTCACCAAATTTAAACTCTAAAGAAAAACTTCTTTGACCATTTTTCTCAGAACCTAAGCTCTTAAGTTCAACTTTTTTAACTCGAAACTCAATTTCCAAATTTTTCATAAATACTGATAGCAATTTAAGATCTCTTACCTCACCATTTAAAATTAAAATATCTGAGCTTGTAACATAATTCATATTTGTAATATATAACTGGTCGGTAACCGCTCGTGATATTTTTTCTATCCCTAATAAAATATAATATTGACTGGCTTTAATATTTGCTAAATCTGAAGAAATATCGAGAAGTTCATCTCTTTGCTCTTTAACTGTTTTATATTCAGATGCTTGCTTATTTAGTTTTGAGATCTGTGTTTGTAAATAGTTTTTTACTCTTATATCCTCATCACTTGACCATGAGAAAATTATAGAAATTGAAAACATCAACACAAAGGCAACAAACCCCATAAATGCAAAATCTGTAACTATATATATAAGCTGCTTCCTTCTCCAACGCCCTCTTATAAAATTTAGATCTCGCATATTATAAAGCCTCCCTCATAGCTATAGCTACAGGAATTACATAGCGATATGGCTGATCTATTGTATCAAAGCTACTATGATTAATATTGACAAATGGATTTAATATTTGACACTGCTTTTGTGACAGGTCTTTTATTGACTCAAAAATACTCTCAAAATTTTGTTTAAGACCATAGATATAAACATTTGTATTTTCAGCATTATCAAAATAATCAAAATCATTACCAGCCATATCTAAAGACATAAAATCCATAAATCTTAATAAAAGTTGAATAGCCTCATCAATATAGTTGGCATCAGACATTTTAGTATCAAAAATTTTTATTGTTTCATAGCTTTTAAATTCACCATCAGAAGAAAAACTACATATTGATAGCTTATCTGTATACAATCCTAGAAAGACATTGTCTCCTTTATTATCTGAAATCTCAGAAAGAAAGAGTTCTTTTACAAAGCTAGCAATTGCTAATTTATCTAATGTACATACTGATAGAGGTTTCTTAGCCTTAGCAGCTATATCTCTTAGCTGATTAATTTTATCAACATCTGAAATATAATATATAGTCAGAAGGCCTTTTTCATCAATATCATCATAATAGTCAAAAGCAACTTCCATATAGTTATCTGGATATTTTCTCTTCAAAAAATGCTCAACAATATAAAATATAGCTCCTTGTTTTTCTATAACTTCTAATGCTTTCTTATCACATACGATTTCTTCTTTTATAACATCTATATCGTTATAGCTAGTAAAGCCAAGTTTTGTAAAGCGCCCTAACTTATTGACAGCTATAGTTTCAGCAATAGCTCCTCCAACATAATCAGATGTCAATTGATCTTCAAAATATGCCTCAGGAGGAAAAATATCGCTATAATAGCTTACTAATGAGTAGCTACTAGAATTTTTATCAAGTTTTACAGCTGCTAATGACGCAGTATCAAACTCAATACCTAGAACTGTCCTTTGTGCTTGTCTTCGCTTTTTCTCAATTAATAACGATATCATGAGATTTTTTTACCTATTTAATCTAAAAATTAGCTATTTTTAATCTAAAATCCAGCTACCATTAATCTAAAAATTAATAATCAATTTCTAGATATATACTGTCATTTATTTTATAATTAAATGCATATTATGTAAACTATTCTTTTAAAGTTAAGGTTGATAAAGCTATGCGTATAATACTTCTAGGAGCTCCTGGAGCAGGTAAAGGAACTCAAGCAAAAATAATTGAACAAAAATATAATATCGCTCATATTTCTACTGGTGATATGATTAGAGAAACTATTAAATCAGGTAGTGAAATTGGTAATGAACTAAAAAAAGTTCTAGATGCTGGCCAATTAGTTTCAGATGAGTTTATTATAGAAATTGTTAAAGATAGAATATCTAAAGATGACTGTAAGAATGGTTTCTTACTTGATGGTGTACCTAGAACTATAGCTCAAGCTGAACAGTTAGATAAGCTAGGTATAAATATCGACTATATAGTTGAGGTTGACGTTGCTAATGAGCTTCTAATAGAAAGAATTACAGGTAGAAGAGTTCATCCAGCATCAGGTAGAACTTATCATATCAAATTTAACCCTCCTAAAGTTGCTGATAAAGATGATGTAACAGGAGAAGCTTTAATAACTCGTACAGATGATAATGAAGATACTGTAAGAGAAAGACTTTCTGTATATCATCAACAAACAGCTAAACTAGTTGATTTCTATAGAAATTTCTCTTCAAACAACACTAAGACTCCAAAATACATTAAAGTTAATGGCGATCAAGCTGTTGAGAAAGTATCTCAAGATATTTTTAATAATATAGATTAATAAGCCAAGCTTCTATCTTCCAAGCATTCTACCAGTAATTCTGTAAAAGAAATATATTTTACTCTTCCATGGTAAGATAACCCTATCTGACAGCTTCTATTAAAGCTAACTCCTATATCACAATCTTTTATCTGATTATTTAATGATCTTAAACTAGCCTTATTTAACTCAGGAGTTGTAAACCCTTTATCTCCGGCGAAACCACAGCAATATATTCTTTCAGGAACAACGAGCTCATCACAACACTTACTCAAAGCTTTGATATATTTATCATCTATATTTTGCTTCCTAGTTGAGCAATCTATATGCAGAGCTATTTTTTTAAATTTCTTCTTTAAGTTTAATCTATCTAAATTAGTTAAAATTAGATTATTAATATTTGATATCTCAATATTTTGATCCTTAGCAAAATTTGCACAAGAGCTGTTATCTGTTACGACATAATTATAAATTTCAAGATTTATACTCCTCTGCAAAAGATTTTGTGATGCTTGCTGTTGTTTATAGTTTGCTTTTGAATGATACATTTGACCACAACATTGTTTGTCTACCTTATTAGGATAATCAACATCAAAACCAAGCTCTTCTAAAATTATTTGACTAGGATATTTCTGATAGTTTTTATCTGCTGCAAAAATTCTATTTGGACATGATGGTAATAATAAAACTTTTTCTCTACTTGACTCTTGTGAATTAGTAAATTTAGATTTTTGGACTTGAGGCATAGTCTCTAAATATATAGGAATAGATTTAAACTTACTATGAAGATGTTGAGTCATTTTTTGCAAATTACTTCTACCTAAGATATTTCCTACTAAATTACCTAATTTAACCTTTTGTTTTGCTGTATTTATTTCTCTAGCATGATTGACTAAATCATCAACTCTTTCTTTTTTACTAAGTATAAATGCTCCTGTGTCAATATCTACTGGACAGCGAGTTTTACAAAGACTCGTTGTTGCACAAGTCTCAACACCGTAATATTGATAATCTTTTAGCCATTGTTCTTTTTGTTTACCTTGCAATGTTTTTATTTTTCTTGCCACAGTATTTCTTTGTCTTGGAGTTAGGCTTAAATTACGTGACGGACATACAGGTTCACAAAAGCCACATTCCATACATTTATCAATCTGATTATCTAAATTATTTAACTCTTTAAGATTCTTTTTATGTAGATCTTTGTCCTTTGTCAACTTAACATCTGGATTAAGGATATTTTTTGGATCAAATAAGCTTTTTATTTGCCACATAATATCCCAGCATTTTTCACCCCATTCAACTATTGCAAATGGTGAAATGTTTCTACCACTACCATGTTCTGCCTTTAGTGAACCATTGTATTTTTTAGCTACTAATAAGGTCAGCTCATGCATAAACTTATCGTATTCTAGAACTTCATTTTCATTATTAAAATTAGGAGTAAGAACAAAATGAATATTACCAGCTAAAACATGACCGAAAATAGCCGCGTTAGAGTAATTATATTCTATAAACATTTTTTTCACATCTTTGATAAGATTTGCAAGATCTAAAATATTTACCGCAATATCCTCAATTAAAACACTAGTTCCATCAGGCCTTTGCCCTGCAACTGTTGGTAATACTCCATTTCTAGTTTTCCATAAAGTTTGTATTTCACTCTCATCTTTTCTAAAACCTACTTGATGAATGATATCTGTCTGCTCTATATAGCTATCTACTTTGATCAGTTTTGATTCTAAGGTTTGGGAATTTTCTTCAGCAAGCTCGACCATAATCGCTGCTATATTCTCATCTTCTAAAGGTATCAAAAATGGTTGTAAATCTGCAACATCTGAAACTGATTTCAACGACAAATAGTCTAAAAGCTCAACTGATGAGGGGTTAAGCGGAGCTATCTTTGTTGTTAACTCTATAAGCTCATCAAGTTGTCCATAAATAAGATTTAAAGCCTTTTGTTTATATTCTGGAACTGTATTTAGTGTGACAGTACTGACAAAACCTAGAGTTCCTTCTGAACCTATTATTAGCCGTTCAATAATTTTTATAGGATCTTCAAAATCTAAAAATGCATTTAAGCTATAACCACTAGTATTCTTAATAGAGAATTTTTTTGTTATAAATTCAACCAATTCTGGATTACTTACAATTTGTTGGCGAATATTTAAAATTGAGTTTATAAAATCACTTCTATTATTTTTAAAGTTAGCAATACTACTCTGATCTGAAGTATCAAGAACTTCTCCATCAGCAAAAACAACTCGCATAGAATCTAAAGTAGCATATGAATTCTTAGCAGTACCACAACACATACCACTTGAGTTATTTGCTATAATGCCGCCGATTTTAGCCGTATTAATTGATCCTGGATCTGGACCAATTTTTCTATCATAGATCTTAAGATACTTGTTTACTTCTGCTCCAATAATACTTGGTTGTAGTTTGATTTTTTTACCGTCGTCTAAAATTTTATAATCCAACCATGAGTCAGATGCTAAAATAACTAACACCTCATCTGTTACTGCCTGACCAGAAAGACTTGTACCTGCTGTTCTAAAAGTCAGCTTAATATCATGCTGACTAGCTAGGTTTATAAGTTGAATAACCTCTTGCTCATTTGAAACAATTAGAACAATTTCTGGAACCATTCTATAAAGACTGGCATCAGTAGAATATGCATACCTCAGGAGTTCATTTTCAACTATTTGATCACTACTTAAGAAGTCACTAATTTTAGATTTAAATTGTTGTAACATTATAAAATATATTATGAAAATATCTTAATTTAGAGTATACACAATACCATAATAAAGATTAATTATTTAATACTATTTCAATGCGATATTTCGAATATACTTTTTTCTAGCTAACATTAAAAAAAATTTATATTTAAAATCTATTAAAAACTGTTTAATTAGGAATCTCTTTTTGGGTTTATATTTTGGCTGTAAAGAATTTTCAATTGTAAATTTTGATGAGTATATCCAATAATCTCCTATAACCTTTTGACTATATCTAATATCTGAACAATCTAAGTCCTGCTCTAAATATGAATAATCAATAAAATCTCTGTAATTTTTATAATTTTTATAATTTTTGCAAATATTCATCGTCATTTTATTTGTGCTGACGAGCTCAGATGGTTTAACAGCTTTTGCTAATACAGTGAGCCTTGAATTAACACTTATAGTAGATATTACTTGGAATCCAACTATCTCCATCATTGCTATTAAACTAGACAAAGAAGGTCTAAAAAAAGTATTTGCATGTATACTTCCATTTTTATTATCAGCAGGAGAAAATTCCATATAGGGATAGTTTTTCCTCCACATATATTGAGTTTCTAAAATAAGAAGTCCTTCTTTTTTTAAGTTAACTCTTAAATTA
This window harbors:
- a CDS encoding pilus assembly protein PilP, translating into MVRFSFLLFIVALFLGSFSLSFASYESRIKQIDQLIQNKMRTIKSSEKLEIPEYKGDTLTFERLSKIRNLFDINHGLPFEKKKKTQTKKKKVVKLKPIVIPPQLQKIMTTKPTNLQQYPISSFRFEGVVYQNDQKWGVVENPQEKKPIYLKAGELIGRNYGQIENVTKEGILVGEWKKNTSKRVWEKTQVVIH
- a CDS encoding type 4a pilus biogenesis protein PilO, giving the protein MKERIEKFFLSNKYSKLIIDTPLKIKLPVMIVVLIVFIFCFYLMLVSPVLLEEQRAQSQIKSMEARIPKLVRKQKDLAALKNEVKILEHHNAEERFSIPERHSVPIFLSTLNEAISGSGMTVIDLSPAGVEKNKYLDLYALNFKAKLSGNFSQMIKLFVALIDMKDIAVITNINIKKESDTKLLIELNLQTYSRQGVGA
- a CDS encoding PilN domain-containing protein, which encodes MRDLNFIRGRWRRKQLIYIVTDFAFMGFVAFVLMFSISIIFSWSSDEDIRVKNYLQTQISKLNKQASEYKTVKEQRDELLDISSDLANIKASQYYILLGIEKISRAVTDQLYITNMNYVTSSDILILNGEVRDLKLLSVFMKNLEIEFRVKKVELKSLGSEKNGQRSFSLEFKFGEDNAFKGDSVR
- a CDS encoding type IV pili, which translates into the protein MISLLIEKKRRQAQRTVLGIEFDTASLAAVKLDKNSSSYSLVSYYSDIFPPEAYFEDQLTSDYVGGAIAETIAVNKLGRFTKLGFTSYNDIDVIKEEIVCDKKALEVIEKQGAIFYIVEHFLKRKYPDNYMEVAFDYYDDIDEKGLLTIYYISDVDKINQLRDIAAKAKKPLSVCTLDKLAIASFVKELFLSEISDNKGDNVFLGLYTDKLSICSFSSDGEFKSYETIKIFDTKMSDANYIDEAIQLLLRFMDFMSLDMAGNDFDYFDNAENTNVYIYGLKQNFESIFESIKDLSQKQCQILNPFVNINHSSFDTIDQPYRYVIPVAIAMREAL
- the adk gene encoding adenylate kinase, producing the protein MRIILLGAPGAGKGTQAKIIEQKYNIAHISTGDMIRETIKSGSEIGNELKKVLDAGQLVSDEFIIEIVKDRISKDDCKNGFLLDGVPRTIAQAEQLDKLGINIDYIVEVDVANELLIERITGRRVHPASGRTYHIKFNPPKVADKDDVTGEALITRTDDNEDTVRERLSVYHQQTAKLVDFYRNFSSNNTKTPKYIKVNGDQAVEKVSQDIFNNID
- a CDS encoding FAD-binding and (Fe-S)-binding domain-containing protein; the encoded protein is MLQQFKSKISDFLSSDQIVENELLRYAYSTDASLYRMVPEIVLIVSNEQEVIQLINLASQHDIKLTFRTAGTSLSGQAVTDEVLVILASDSWLDYKILDDGKKIKLQPSIIGAEVNKYLKIYDRKIGPDPGSINTAKIGGIIANNSSGMCCGTAKNSYATLDSMRVVFADGEVLDTSDQSSIANFKNNRSDFINSILNIRQQIVSNPELVEFITKKFSIKNTSGYSLNAFLDFEDPIKIIERLIIGSEGTLGFVSTVTLNTVPEYKQKALNLIYGQLDELIELTTKIAPLNPSSVELLDYLSLKSVSDVADLQPFLIPLEDENIAAIMVELAEENSQTLESKLIKVDSYIEQTDIIHQVGFRKDESEIQTLWKTRNGVLPTVAGQRPDGTSVLIEDIAVNILDLANLIKDVKKMFIEYNYSNAAIFGHVLAGNIHFVLTPNFNNENEVLEYDKFMHELTLLVAKKYNGSLKAEHGSGRNISPFAIVEWGEKCWDIMWQIKSLFDPKNILNPDVKLTKDKDLHKKNLKELNNLDNQIDKCMECGFCEPVCPSRNLSLTPRQRNTVARKIKTLQGKQKEQWLKDYQYYGVETCATTSLCKTRCPVDIDTGAFILSKKERVDDLVNHAREINTAKQKVKLGNLVGNILGRSNLQKMTQHLHSKFKSIPIYLETMPQVQKSKFTNSQESSREKVLLLPSCPNRIFAADKNYQKYPSQIILEELGFDVDYPNKVDKQCCGQMYHSKANYKQQQASQNLLQRSINLEIYNYVVTDNSSCANFAKDQNIEISNINNLILTNLDRLNLKKKFKKIALHIDCSTRKQNIDDKYIKALSKCCDELVVPERIYCCGFAGDKGFTTPELNKASLRSLNNQIKDCDIGVSFNRSCQIGLSYHGRVKYISFTELLVECLEDRSLAY
- a CDS encoding class I SAM-dependent methyltransferase; translation: MSSLENALKKNQWFHSIEFDYNKISKGRFDENRPTNYTLYGVLYLINQIDISNKSCLDMGTMDGLIAFSLAEKGANVIATDLAFRENFLLGKEFLNYQIEYLPDCSDDQLSKRLDKKLDLIVCAGILYHVLEPMRLLYNLRVNLKKEGLLILETQYMWRKNYPYMEFSPADNKNGSIHANTFFRPSLSSLIAMMEIVGFQVISTISVNSRLTVLAKAVKPSELVSTNKMTMNICKNYKNYKNYRDFIDYSYLEQDLDCSDIRYSQKVIGDYWIYSSKFTIENSLQPKYKPKKRFLIKQFLIDFKYKFFLMLARKKYIRNIALK